In the genome of Brachypodium distachyon strain Bd21 chromosome 3, Brachypodium_distachyon_v3.0, whole genome shotgun sequence, the window tacatagatatacatgtaatatttcgacaacaattaaggAGCAGAGGTAGTATTTTTTAGGCTAATTTTCCCACAGAATTTCAGAGTTGTGATTCTGACGAAGCTGTCGATGGATCGGACGTGGCATCAACTCCTTGTCCTTGGGACGGTGCGAGCACGGAGGGGATGCTTCATGAGGGTGGTGAAATCCAGCATCTCCGTCATGtccaccgcctccccctccgccgccggcagccacTCGAGCTCCCTCACGAGGCTCCCCACGAAGAACTCCAGGTGCAGCAAGGCGAGCGTGTACCCAGGGCACATCCTGCGGCCCGCGCCGAAAGGCATCATCCTGATCTCCCTGCTCCCCGTGATGTCCACGCCGCACCCATCGCCGCCGTCCAGGAACCGCTCCGGCCGGAACTCCCGCGCGGCGGCCCACACCGCCTCGTCGCGCCCGAACTCGGCCACCAGGAAGTTGACCTCCGCGCCGTTGGGTATCCTGTAGCCGCCGATCTCCGCGCCGCGGTCGCTCTGGACGCCGtgcgggaggaggaagtgcgccggcgggtgcagcCGCAGCCCCTCCAGCACCACGGCCTTCAGGTATGGCATCACTTGAAGGTCGCTTTCGTTGAGCTCCGGCTTGGCTTTGACTTCTTCGTACACCTTGGcttgcatctccggatgggTCACCAGCTCCGCCATAATCCACTCTAGCAAGGTCATCGTGCTGTCTGTTCCACCGCTTAGGAACTCGGAGCAGAGGCTTACCAGCTCGGAGTCCGTGAGCCCGCGGTCGCCTTCCTCGGCCACGCGCAGCGTCAGGAGGAAGTCGGCGTAGCACGGCGGCTCgtcgttggcggcggcgccgacgcggGCACGCCTTGCTTCGATGAACGGGAGGAAGATCTCGTCCTGCCTCCGGCGCACGGCGAGGTGCGCGGCCCAGCGCTTCCGGAAGAGCCTCTTGGTGAGCGCcgggaagaaggagaagaaggggaagccGGTGATGGTGCGGACGACCCACAGCTGCAGCTCCTGGATTTCGTCGAGCACCTCCGGGGCGAGCCCGCTGGCGCCGAGGCTCATGTACACGAGCAGCTCGAACATGGCGTTCCGGAACGGCGTCCTCACCGTGACGGCCCGCgatccgtcgccgccgccgcgcgcaaGGAGGTCGCGGACGAGCGCGTCGCGCATCCGGCGCCTGGCCGGCGCGAACAGGCTGACGCGGGCCGGGTGCAGCGCCTCGGAGGCGAGGTTGCGGCGGACGAGGCGCCAGTAGGCCCCGTAGGGCGCCGCGTTGATGTTGCGGGAGCCGGAGGTGAAGAGGAGGCCCGGGTCGAAGAGCCGCGGGCGGTCAGCGAAGGTGGAGCCGCTCTGGACGAGGACGCGGTGGGCGAGGCAGCGGTCGGAGACGAACACGAGCGTGCGGAAGAGGCGGACGGAGATGACGGGGCCGTAGCGCGCGTGCAGCTCCAGGAGGAGCGGGCCGAGGTCGAAGATCGATCGCCGGAGCGCCAGAAACTTGGCCAGgaagagcagcgccggcgGGCCGGGCGGGAGCTGCTCCTGCTTGTTCTTGCCGTTGAGCAGGAAGAGGAGCGCGGCCGtaagagagaaggagagggtgATGAGCAAGAGGAGCGTTGGCCAGATCGTGAGCTCCATTAGTTGTTGCAACTCTCAGTTCATCTGATCGAGTTTATCCATCCTCAACCTCAAGTATGCACTGCTCGTCAGAgttaaattagtttttttagtGGTGCTTGGTTTCCTGGCGCGTATTCAGTTCTTGTCGTTACTGAAAGAAACAAGGGAGTACTAGTCAACTATGATTAGTCGATTATAAATATCATCGCAAACTGAGGAATAGACTCGTGAGTCGTGAAACAACCACCAGAAGGGTTGCGTACGTGCTCGGACGCGAAAGAAATTCGGATTATCAGAAGTTCAAAAGAACGAGAATGAAGAGGACGCAGGACgcgctgattttttttaaataatacgatttttttaatcattttgaaaaataatatgCGTTTtccaaaactctcaaaaatAGGCATGGGCAAGGCCGagtgggcccagtcggcctggctcAAGCCGagtaggcccagtcggcctcgggCAGGCCGACTGCAGCCCGCATGCTCAGCCCGCAGGGCCCTCACGAGGCAGTCGGCCTGGTCCAGACCGACTGAAGCCCAGTCAGCTTCGCCTAGGCCGATTGGCCCAGTTTGTTTCAGTCAGCTTGGGCCAGACCGATTCAAaataattccatttttttcgGACCCTTGCGGTCTTTTAAACTAAAATAGATTCGAAgtaattccattttttgtttcggaTCCTTAcggtcttttgaactaaaatactcgacaatttggataaaagtaacacgccgaattcgttgcatgatcaacgcaTACACGGCCAAGGCTCattttttgtctcgaatccttgcggtttttgaactaaaagacttgacaactcgaataaagagtaacatacatcgataatttgctggacaatttttgtgtcgattctttgcggtttgtttgaactgaaagacttgacatttggataaatttggataaataaacatacatcgataatatgctggttacggaaccaaggcacgactaaattaacatacattggtaataccgcaattggacataattaaagatagcaaatacatttaaaacacaagcactactgagaccacttaggccattttccgctcgtatcgccacgttcttctgcagcctttgccacggcggccctttctctttgcctctctctttctgcctcacgagcattcttgcgccttcgttcctcctcttgcatctcaacCGCTTTCTCCCTATTTTTCCTTTGTGCTTCATCAATCcaacgacgttgttcctccctatgctctttcatctctctctctcttgctcctctttctcctgggttgcagctttttccgcacgctcctccgcgtggaaacgctgccatgcattttgagaccttgttttgatctcttccaccgcccaatttggcatctccgtgtcaatccaacgataccacatgcatagtggcggaggagactacaaaaaagcctactgttacaaatctgatatgacacagaaaacatgttttagaacacctaaatgtgcttaccggaggcttgtcgtacagcgaaaccgggacaggtggttcatactcatagttcgcacgcatgaaaaacctcatgcccagcttatctgaaaaaatctgtcacctccttcaccttgcatagattgccgcaccaacacctgagatgttccaccccccgAGGCAGCATGgcatctttcatcctcctcggcctctcgccctggtcggagcaaggcaaactcattggGGGACACTGGATATTGGAAAAAACTgtagtgggaaggatgcttggatgactaccggagatgaggtatttataggctctcaaactcattctcccgccaccgtttcccgcctggttttcccgccaccgtttcccgcctccttttccggccaccgtttcccgcctggttttcccgccagcgtttcccgcctcgttttcccgccaccgtttcccgccttttttcccgccaccgttcCCCGTCTATTTGTATCTTCTGTAACtataaaagaccgtccatGATATTGAAGTGTAGTCTCACCATTTCGTCTGGGAAGATGTCGTCCGGCTTCCCAGATGATCGTAGATTTTGGCCAGGTATGTCCCGTGAGCTAGCTTAGCTGTGCCACCAATTATATAGGTGCAATTTCCCATTGAGGACTTCTGCAGAGATACGACAATAACTGCTAAGGTTGAACGAACGGTGGAAGAAGCACAGTGAAGGTAAGAGTGAGTCATAACTACAATGGGCTAGAAAACATCCCTTGTTATGGGTTGAAGAGGAGAaatccgatgaagatatcttcatgccaagcaaaacgggtaagagttcttcatcaTCCAAGGGGAAGAATACTGCACCATCGAAGcgaaagagcacatcatcgttcaaggggaagagtacatCATCGTCcaatgaagatatcttcatgccaagcaaaacgggtaagagttcttcattgtccaaggggaagaggacTGCATCGTCGAAGGGcaagagcacatcatcgtctAAGGGCAAGAGCACTTCATCTTCGTAGGGCCAGAGTTAGGTTAtcttattttaagttgtcggttttaatttcagtctttctattgcatatgtatttcagtcctgccgttttttatttgcaaatgtaacttgagtaagaatgcgaaaaatagtaacatgtctctctcatacatagatagaaatatgtctcgtacataggtagaaatatgtctcggtcctacatgcaaatatcaggcatggcgtctgggacggcgttccgtgggtgcctgtggcgtggtccagccatacctatgaggtggcacaacgttgcgcggaggaatcacggacccatcctcacgatactgtgtatcctcctgtgtggggtctggtggcaGAGTATtgaacatccagctgtgttggacagaatagtcctctccttgagcgtgatcctgctcactaccccacgagggttcggacaacgacgactaatgcccgtaggctcctgcatgtgggaaagtacttagcattagaattgtgtagcagtcatggtaatgaacacaatagatagaaatatacataccctgtggctgggtctgtggacgaaactcgAAGTTCATCCTGGGACTCTGCTTGTgctgccacgccgaacctccagcctgaaaagaggggggctgctgctgccacgccaaacctccagcctcaaaagagggctgctgctggtgccaatagtcAAAAGAAGACTGCGGttggtgccacgacgaacctccggcctgctcaggaggtggtggcctgggcgtcaactgctctggtagacgtggacgcgggtggtgtcgggggtgcggtgcttcctgctgacgtggccgTTGCTGGTGCGTGGAGCTACGAGGTGGCCGTACGGACgcctggtggtgaacgacgtccgaagtgcgggtgcacgtgatagccgcgtaaacagagcgtagcttctcctccattcgtctaagccaggactggtgcggctcccgtggtagtagaagtggaccggtcgaaagcgaacgtccatacgcagcgaactcggcctgtaaatcctgtgtcaactgagcctgcaattggcacgaagagtattacatatatatggcaaagtacgtaacaaacacatgcattatg includes:
- the LOC100822142 gene encoding cytochrome P450 89A2 gives rise to the protein MELTIWPTLLLLITLSFSLTAALLFLLNGKNKQEQLPPGPPALLFLAKFLALRRSIFDLGPLLLELHARYGPVISVRLFRTLVFVSDRCLAHRVLVQSGSTFADRPRLFDPGLLFTSGSRNINAAPYGAYWRLVRRNLASEALHPARVSLFAPARRRMRDALVRDLLARGGGDGSRAVTVRTPFRNAMFELLVYMSLGASGLAPEVLDEIQELQLWVVRTITGFPFFSFFPALTKRLFRKRWAAHLAVRRRQDEIFLPFIEARRARVGAAANDEPPCYADFLLTLRVAEEGDRGLTDSELVSLCSEFLSGGTDSTMTLLEWIMAELVTHPEMQAKVYEEVKAKPELNESDLQVMPYLKAVVLEGLRLHPPAHFLLPHGVQSDRGAEIGGYRIPNGAEVNFLVAEFGRDEAVWAAAREFRPERFLDGGDGCGVDITGSREIRMMPFGAGRRMCPGYTLALLHLEFFVGSLVRELEWLPAAEGEAVDMTEMLDFTTLMKHPLRARTVPRTRS